One Manihot esculenta cultivar AM560-2 chromosome 18, M.esculenta_v8, whole genome shotgun sequence genomic window carries:
- the LOC110607106 gene encoding glutamate receptor 3.3 isoform X4, producing MNAIVLLSFFFAVCGLFSSIHSRNFTSRPAVVNIGAIFSFETTIGRVAKIAIEEAVKDVNANSSILRGSKLVVSMHSSNCSGFTGMVEALRFMETDAVAIIGPQSSVVAHIISQVVNELRVPLLSFAATDPTLDSLQFPFFVRTTRSDLYQMAAIAEIVDYYGWKQVIAIFIDDDNGRNGILALSDKLAERRSKISYKVGIPPDSGVTRGDIMDILVKVALMEPRVVVLHVNPKLGFSIFSVAKYLGMMSNGYVWIATDWLSSYLDSSSPLPSETMNIMQGVLALRQYTPDSDRKRSFSSRWSNLTGGSLGLNSYGLYAYDSVWLVAHAIDAFFEQGGVISFSNDSRLRSEGGDLHLDAMSIFDDGLLLLKNVLRSDLVGLTGPLKFDSDRSLILPAYDVINVIGTGYRQIGYWSNYSGLSTVPPETFYMRPPNRSSANQQLYSVIWPGETVLKPRGWVFPNNGKQLRIGVPIRVSFKEFVTKVQGTDMFKGFCIDVFTAAVSLLPYAVPYQFIPFGNGKENPSYTELVNLITTGFFDAVVGDIAIVTNRTKIVDYTQPFVASGLVVVAPFRKLNSGAWAFLLPFSPLMWIVTACFFIGVGTVVWILEHRINDEFRGPPKRQIITILWFSLSTLFFAHRENTVSTLGRFVLIIWLFVVLIINSSYTASLTSILTVQQLFSPISGIDSLKESDEPIGYQVGSFAEYYLSQELGISKSRLVPLGSPEAYARALELGPKKGGVAAVVDELPYVELFLSTQCTFRIVGQEFTKSGWGFAFPRDSPLAIDMSTAILALSENGDLQRIHDKWLMHSGCSSDSTELESDRLQLKSFSGLFLICGLACFLALFIYFLQIIRQLYSAPTVEAASPLQGSSRSGRLHRLLSLMDEKEDQSRQKNKRRKVERSLSENDGDAKSGSNTKRKGIEMTSGSNINPIS from the exons ATGAACGCGATAGTGCTTCTTTCGTTTTTCTTTGCCGTCTGTGGACTGTTTTCAAGCATCCACAGTAGGAATTTTACTTCAAGACCTGCTGTTGTCAATATTGGAGCCATTTTTTCATTTGAAACTACCATTGGAAGGGTGGCCAAAATTGCTATTGAGGAAGCTGTCAAAGATGTAAATGCAAATTCTAGTATTCTGCGCGGAAGCAAACTTGTAGTTTCGATGCACAGCTCCAACTGCAGCGGGTTTACGGGCATGGTTGAAG CTTTGCGATTCATGGAGACTGATGCCGTTGCAATTATAGGTCCACAATCTTCTGTGGTTGCTCATATCATATCCCAAGTTGTAAATGAACTCCGAGTTCCTTTATTATCTTTTGCTGCAACAGATCCCACTCTCGACTCTCTCCAATTCCCCTTTTTTGTTAGGACAACACGAAGTGATTTATACCAAATGGCTGCAATAGCTGAAATAGTTGATTATTACGGTTGGAAGCAAGTAATTGCCATTTTTATTGATGATGATAATGGACGAAATGGCATATTAGCTCTAAGTGACAAACTTGCTGAGAGGAGGTCTAAAATCTCTTACAAAGTGGGGATTCCACCAGACTCTGGTGTTACTAGGGGAGACATCATGGATATTCTTGTTAAGGTTGCATTGATGGAACCTCGAGTTGTTGTTCTTCATGTTAATCCTAAATTAGGTTTTAGTATCTTTTCTGTGGCAAAATATCTTGGGATGATGAGCAATGGATATGTATGGATTGCTACAGATTGGCTATCATCTTATTTAGATTCCTCTTCTCCTCTGCCTTCTGAGACCATGAACATAATGCAAGGAGTTCTTGCTTTACGTCAATACACACCTGATTCAGATAGGAAGAGATCCTTTTCCTCTAGGTGGAGCAATTTGACTGGTGGTTCTCTGGGGCTGAATTCTTATGGGCTTTATGCTTATGATTCTGTCTGGCTGGTTGCTCATGCTATTGATGCATTTTTTGAACAGGGTGGGGTTATCTCATTTTCTAATGATTCCAGGTTGCGTTCAGAAGGTGGTGATCTTCATCTTGATGCAATGAGCATTTTCGATGATGGACTGCTCCTGTTGAAGAACGTATTGAGAAGTGATCTTGTTGGTTTAACAGGTCCACTAAAGTTTGATTCAGACAGATCTCTGATTCTTCCTGCCTATGATGTTATTAATGTGATAGGAACTGGGTATAGACAGATCGGTTACTGGTCCAATTATTCTGGTTTATCAACTGTTCCTCCTGAGACATTCTATATGAGGCCACCAAATCGGTCCAGTGCAAACCAACAACTATACAGTGTTATTTGGCCTGGAGAGACAGTATTAAAGCCTCGTGGATGGGTATTTCCAAATAATGGGAAACAATTGAGAATCGGTGTGCCCATTCGAGTTAGTTTCAAGGAGTTTGTAACAAAAGTGCAAGGGACTGACATGTTCAAGGGTTTTTGCATAGATGTGTTTACAGCTGCTGTAAGTTTATTACCATATGCTGTTCCATATCAGTTTATCCCCTTTGGAAATGGCAAAGAAAACCCCAGCTACACAGAACTTGTGAATTTGATCACAACCGGT TTCTTTGATGCTGTTGTAGGTGATATTGCCATAGTTACAAATCGAACCAAAATTGTAGATTATACACAGCCATTTGTAGCGTCAGGATTGGTTGTTGTGGCCCCATTTAGGAAATTGAATTCAGGGGCCTGGGCTTTCCTGCTGCCATTTAGTCCACTTATGTGGATTGTTACTGCCTGTTTCTTCATTGGTGTTGGCACAGTTGTCTGGATTCTGGAGCATAGGATAAATGATGAGTTTAGGGGCCCACCTAAAAGAcaaattataactattttatg GTTCAGCCTCTCAACCTTATTTTTTGCCCATA GGGAAAACACTGTGAGCACCTTGGGTCGCTTTGTGCTAATTATATGGCtatttgtggttttaataatcAACTCAAGCTACACTGCAAGTCTGACATCAATTCTCACAGTGCAGCAATTATTTTCTCCTATAAGCGGGATTGACAGCTTAAAGGAAAGTGATGAACCCATAGGATACCAAGTGGGTTCTTTTGCTGAATATTATTTGAGCCAGGAACTTGGAATATCTAAGTCTAGGCTTGTTCCCCTAGGATCACCTGAAGCGTATGCTAGAGCTCTCGAACTTGGTCCTAAAAAGGGGGGTGTTGCTGCTGTGGTTGATGAACTTCCTTATGTTGAACTCTTCCTCTCAACCCAGTGCACATTCAGGATTGTAGGTCAAGAATTCACAAAAAGTGGCTGGGGTTTT GCATTTCCTCGGGACTCTCCCTTAGCTATCGATATGTCAACTGCAATTTTAGCACTATCCGAAAATGGTGATCTTCAAAGGATCCATGATAAGTGGCTCATGCATAGTGGTTGCAGTTCAGATTCAACTGAACTTGAATCAGATAGACTTCAGCTTAAAAGCTTTTCAGGCCTCTTCCTCATTTGTGGGCTGGCTTGCTTCTTGGCTCTCTTCATATACTTTTTGCAGATTATACGGCAACTGTATAGTGCCCCCACTGTTGAAGCCGCTTCCCCTCTTCAAGGAAGCTCACGCTCTGGACGTCTGCATAGATTATTATCACTAATGGATGAGAAGGAAGACCAGTCTCGGCagaagaataagagaagaaaggTTGAAAGATCATTATCTGAGAATGATGGGGATGCAAAGTCGGGAAGTAATACCAAGAGGAAAGGAATTGAAATGACCTCAGGTAGCAACATCAACCCCATAAGTTAA